The Anolis carolinensis isolate JA03-04 chromosome 2, rAnoCar3.1.pri, whole genome shotgun sequence genome has a window encoding:
- the clk4 gene encoding dual specificity protein kinase CLK4 isoform X2, whose protein sequence is MRAVHVAIKIVKNVGRYREAARSEIQVLEHLNTLDPSSTFRCVQMLEWFEHHGHMCIVFELLGLSTYDFIKENSFLPFPIELIRKMAYQICQSINFLHHNKLTHTDLKPENILFVESDYIVKYNSQMRRDERTLKNTDIKVVDFGSATYDNEHHSTLVSTRHYRAPEVILALGWSQPCDVWSIGCILIEYYLGFTVFQTHDSKEHLAMMQRILGPLPVHMIKKSRKRYFHKNELDWDEHSHAARYVRKRCKPLKEFMHCHDKDHENLFDLLRKMLEYDPVKRITLDEALEHPFFDPLKEREFS, encoded by the exons AT GAGGGCAGTGCATGTCGCCATTAAAATAGTGAAAAATGTTGGCAGATATCGAGAAGCAGCTCGTTCAGAAATTCAGGTATTGGAGCATTTAAATACCTTGGATCCTAGCAGCACCTT CCGTTGTGTACAGATGTTGGAATGGTTTGAACATCATGGCCACATGTGCATTGTGTTTGAGCTACTGGGACTCAGTACTTATgattttattaaagaaaatagCTTTTTGCCTTTTCCGATTGAACTTATTAGGAAGATGGCTTATCAGATTTGCCAATCCATAAACT tcttGCATCATAATAAGTTGACTCATACAGATCTGAAacctgaaaatattttatttgtagagtctgattATATTGTAAAGTACAATTCCCAAATG AGGCGGGATGAACGAACATTAAAAAACACAGATATCAAAGTTGTAGACTTTGGAAGTGCAACATATGATAATGAGCATCACAGCACCTTGGTGTCTACCAGACATTACAGAGCACCTGAAGTTATATTAG CCCTTGGGTGGTCCCAGCCCTGTGATGTTTGGAGTATAGGGTGCATTCTGATTGAGTACTACCTTGGCTTTACAGTCTTTCAA ACACATGATAGTAAGGAACATCTGGCAATGATGCAGAGAATACTAGGGCCTTTACCAGTACACATGATTAAAAAATCAAG GAAGCGCTATTTCCATAAAAACGAATTGGACTGGGATGAACATAGTCATGCTGCGCGCTACGTAAGGAAACGGTGCAAACCACTGAAG gAATTCATGCACTGTCATGACAAAGACCATGAGAATCTTTTTGACCTTCTTCGTAAGATGTTGGAATATGATCCAGTCAAGAGAATTACTCTAGATGAGGCATTGGAGCATCCTTTCTTTGATCctttaaaagagagagaatttAGTTAA
- the clk4 gene encoding dual specificity protein kinase CLK4 isoform X1 — protein MMHSELSHCSEKNNRRNSNEEKSTNSHKRKRQSHSSERHDKHYKSLKSADRYFSDRSSHRRDHHDRRYVEEYRNDFNDTDDQKPYNRDYEKSHCHHYSKSHQNSKSHKRKHKKHDSTYSSHLKSHRRKRSRSVEDDEEGHLVCQNGDVLRARYEIIATLGEGAFGKVVECIDHHMRAVHVAIKIVKNVGRYREAARSEIQVLEHLNTLDPSSTFRCVQMLEWFEHHGHMCIVFELLGLSTYDFIKENSFLPFPIELIRKMAYQICQSINFLHHNKLTHTDLKPENILFVESDYIVKYNSQMRRDERTLKNTDIKVVDFGSATYDNEHHSTLVSTRHYRAPEVILALGWSQPCDVWSIGCILIEYYLGFTVFQTHDSKEHLAMMQRILGPLPVHMIKKSRKRYFHKNELDWDEHSHAARYVRKRCKPLKEFMHCHDKDHENLFDLLRKMLEYDPVKRITLDEALEHPFFDPLKEREFS, from the exons ATGATGCACTCAGAACTATCCCACTGCTCTGAAAAGAATAATAGAAGAAACTCGAACGAAGAAAAGAGTACCAATAGCCACAAGCGCAAGAGGCAGTCCCACAGCAGTGAGAGACATGACAAACACTATAAATCACTTAAAAGTGCAGACAG ATACTTCAGTGATAGATCCAGTCATAGGAGAGACCATCACGACAGGAGATATGTTGAAGAATACAGAAATGACTTCAATGATACAGATGACCAGAAACCTTATAATAGAGATTATGAAAAGAGTCACTGTCATCATTATAGCAAATCTCATCAAAACAGTAAAAGTCATAAAAGAAAGCATAAGAAACATGACTCCACCTACAGCTCGCATTTG AAGAGCCACCGAAGGAAAAGATCCAGGAGTGTAGAGGATGATGAGGAGGGTCATCTGGTCTGTCAAAATGGAGACGTACTAAGAGCAAGAT ATGAAATTATTGCCACTTTAGGGGAAGGTGCTTTTGGAAAAGTAGTGGAATGCATTGATCATCACAT GAGGGCAGTGCATGTCGCCATTAAAATAGTGAAAAATGTTGGCAGATATCGAGAAGCAGCTCGTTCAGAAATTCAGGTATTGGAGCATTTAAATACCTTGGATCCTAGCAGCACCTT CCGTTGTGTACAGATGTTGGAATGGTTTGAACATCATGGCCACATGTGCATTGTGTTTGAGCTACTGGGACTCAGTACTTATgattttattaaagaaaatagCTTTTTGCCTTTTCCGATTGAACTTATTAGGAAGATGGCTTATCAGATTTGCCAATCCATAAACT tcttGCATCATAATAAGTTGACTCATACAGATCTGAAacctgaaaatattttatttgtagagtctgattATATTGTAAAGTACAATTCCCAAATG AGGCGGGATGAACGAACATTAAAAAACACAGATATCAAAGTTGTAGACTTTGGAAGTGCAACATATGATAATGAGCATCACAGCACCTTGGTGTCTACCAGACATTACAGAGCACCTGAAGTTATATTAG CCCTTGGGTGGTCCCAGCCCTGTGATGTTTGGAGTATAGGGTGCATTCTGATTGAGTACTACCTTGGCTTTACAGTCTTTCAA ACACATGATAGTAAGGAACATCTGGCAATGATGCAGAGAATACTAGGGCCTTTACCAGTACACATGATTAAAAAATCAAG GAAGCGCTATTTCCATAAAAACGAATTGGACTGGGATGAACATAGTCATGCTGCGCGCTACGTAAGGAAACGGTGCAAACCACTGAAG gAATTCATGCACTGTCATGACAAAGACCATGAGAATCTTTTTGACCTTCTTCGTAAGATGTTGGAATATGATCCAGTCAAGAGAATTACTCTAGATGAGGCATTGGAGCATCCTTTCTTTGATCctttaaaagagagagaatttAGTTAA